The Argopecten irradians isolate NY chromosome 6, Ai_NY, whole genome shotgun sequence genome has a window encoding:
- the LOC138325766 gene encoding RB1-inducible coiled-coil protein 1-like isoform X2 has protein sequence MAQGFVQNQSRVSNLRDKSILPDLCSSHKKQLLVMVNNHKMLRDKKKKCKMAKEELAVNLHTRLRWVMWVEKMICDVDGKLMIYHENLKRLRKRLDILRQIYEAPRVYAQLVVEVVRRKKFASFFTKWAATVADDFNSVHSEEVKRRQSFQSEVGHHFLQTLFQGLDDVPVTVINKPPSEFDQNLPNITSDDITMLKEAVPELAEELKLPLEAALPAGTTDITKSKFPQLFKHSSVVTSEIEIIHGLDDQYLTCDRDSVSLGEQVANSELDTNLVIKSENDTDQLKPELLMPRSLSEDLTQQMKGEGSDDSNEGNVAGGSGATASSSKVKGEQGMLKTSGEGSGASTSSAEQLKSTESDSSGQDNAQNSGEEKSSESAGRKVMSRRKAPAEFSPDMETSQEFTTADFYIEDSMPSSIADSPPTCSKPGTVKPSAEKLLENKAAYLEKLEKENVEFKAKTSAVSSKLKTFQEYVNTHLPEMKSSLTLFQTTYVNNKMQFEDEFESNKKKILEMLKQFDAQRSEEERINTEKQFAEFEKLKKDLEDKLEQSNKQIATHKEEVENLQKDLVIAKEDVTLVKKTMEGKVTELVSQLSEMKDVSENEKSRIAGLESQIESLKQQSSEMQEKTKEEKRKLESDLKEAKHKYDTEITELTKQHSLEMEVELDKLRAEIQLQIDELEKIVSEKENLLKEKEGCVEKAEKEKILLEEKMMEKFQTEKESITKIMEEDFEERMKKKIEEEKEALSKQFQDEKETLVGDHKYGIENLSKQLLSEKEEEVKRLTTELEEKYCKNEESVKALLQKEKDSELEKQKDILTENFSKEMETMRDMLVKENEVLLLELKAFREKELVQKESQTEVMESKPLSVQTEPAQVTGQETQTAVQQVTQTQSQTDKTQLTQQQIQTDVIEGTHTESQTDTTEVKTGGSQTKTVVLAQGETQTTVKQYLPKEAQTKVQSYAQGEAQTDLKAMEKQAKSPEGLQLVGNVLSREEHEDAVREVEKRLQRQQEEAINKALTNSQEKSEIELTTLKEQHDQEISNLIAKFEKDRDESASSLKTSLTAEKQVMFNEAVSKVSQEKDKVIESLRQEQAKITEQQQQYKETIDKLKEEKEKLEDMKNRAMSHMSDKEREFAACKRQMESDIAMVRQQLTEYQTQLQPASHMQVSSSPSVMNISTTEDKESRINELEEAVKLKEDEVTSLQQKLSEISMTASTRSVVQDKVSITSCSVGDLVLFCLDERHDQYVVFTIGTTLHFLHTDCLESLGLRTNPGETRKSWVLAEITEKEYCQAKKPMNRFKVPVGTKFYRVKAKQWTREVPQTGAMGGATGGATAGKPSS, from the exons GGTTTTGTCCAGAACCAGAGTCGTGTAAGTAATCTACGTGACAAGTCCATCCTACCCGACCTCTGCTCCAGTCACAAGAAACAATTACTTGTCATGGTTAACAACCATAAAATGCTCCGAGATAAGAAGAAGAAATGCAAGATGGCTAAAGAAGAACTAGCTGTTAATCTTCACACACGGTTAAG GTGGGTGATGTGGGTTGAGAAGATGATCTGTGATGTTGATGGTAAACTGATGATTTATCACGAGAATCTGAAGAGACTGAGGAAGCGTTTGGATATCCTACGCCAGATTTACGAGGCCCCAAGAGTGTATGCCCAGCTGGTAGTGGAAGTAGTACGCAGGAAAAAGTTTGCCTCTTTTTTTACCAAG TGGGCGGCCACTGTTGCTGATGACTTTAATTCGGTTCACTCTGAGGAGGTGAAACGTAGACAGAGCTTTCAAAGCGAAGTTG GTCACCACTTCCTACAGACACTGTTTCAGGGCCTGGATGACGTGCCTGTCACTGTTATT AATAAGCCACCTTCAGAGTTTGACCAGAACTTGCCAAACATCACATCAGATGATATCACTATGTTAAAGGAGGCTGTGCCAGAACTAGCAGAGGAGCTTAa GTTACCATTAGAAGCTGCCTTACCGGCAGGTACCACAGATATCACGAAGAGCAAGTTCCCCCAGCTATTCAAACACAGCTCTGTAGTGACATCAGAGATAGAAATAATTCACGGTCTGGATGACCAGTATCTCACGTGTGACCGCGACAGTGTTTCTCTTGGTGAACAAGTGGCCAATTCTGAACTGGACACCAATCTTGTGATCAAAAGTGAAAATGACACTGACCAGTTAAAACCAGAACTATTAATGCCCAGAAGTCTTTCAGAAGATCTCACCCAACAAATGAAAGGGGAAGGAAGTGATGATTCTAATGAAGGGAATGTGGCTGGTGGGAGTGGTGCTACAGCGAGTAGCTCAAAAGTCAAAGGGGAACAGGGGATGCTGAAAACATCAGGGGAGGGTTCAGGGGCCTCTACTTCATCTGCAGAGCAACTTAAATCAACTGAGAGTGATTCATCTGGACAGGACAATGCTCAGAATAGTGGTGAGGAGAAAAGTAGTGAGAGTGCTGGACGAAAAGTGATGTCACGTCGCAAGGCTCCTGCAGAATTTTCTCCAGACATGGAAACTTCTCAGGAGTTCACTACGGCGGATTTCTATATCGAGGATTCTATGCCTTCTTCTATAGCAGACTCACCTCCTACATGTTCTAAACCAGGTACAGTGAAACCTAGTGCTGAAAAACTCTTAGAGAACAAGGCAGCTTATCTAGAAAAACTGGAAAAGGAAAATGTAGAATTTAAGGCTAAGACTAGTGCTGTGTCATCTAAGCTTAAAACGTTTCAAGAATATGTAAACACACACTTACCAGAGATGAAATCGTCTTTAACCTTATTCCAAACAACAtatgtaaataacaaaatgCAATTTGAAGATGAATTTGAATCTAATAAGAAAAAGATTTTAGAAATGCTAAAACAGTTTGATGCACAAAGAAGTGAAGAAGAAAGAATCAACACAGAGAAACAATTTGCTGAATtcgaaaaattgaaaaaggaTTTGGAGGACAAACTTGAACAATCTAATAAACAAATAGCTACACATAAAGAGGAAGTGGAAAATCTTCAGAAGGATCTGGTTATTGCAAAAGAGGATGTGACTTTAGTGAAAAAGACAATGGAAGGAAAAGTGACAGAACTAGTCTCTCAATTGTCAGAAATGAAGGATGTGTCAGAAAATGAGAAGAGTAGGATTGCTGGTCTTGAAAGCCAGATAGAATCGCTGAAGCAACAGTCAAGTGAAATGcaagaaaaaacaaaagaagaaaaacGAAAACTGgaaagcgatttaaaggaagcTAAACACAAATACGACACGGAAATCACTGAACTAACAAAGCAGCATTCTTTAGAAATGGAGGTAGAATTAGACAAACTAAGAGCAGAAATTCAGTTGCAAATTGATGAACTTGAAAAAATTGTTTCcgaaaaagaaaatttgttaaaagaAAAGGAGGGATGTGTGGAAAAAGCAGAAAAAGAGAAAATTTTATTGGAAGAGAAAATGATGGAGAAATTCCAAACTGAAAAAGAAAGCATCACTAAGATTATGGAGGAGGATTTTGAAGAGAGGATGAAAAAGAAGATTGAGGAAGAAAAGGAAGCTTTGTCAAAACAGTTTCAGGATGAGAAAGAAACTCTTGTTGGGGATCATAAATATGGCATTGAAAATTTATCAAAACAGTTACTATCAGAGAAAGAGGAGGAAGTAAAGAGATTAACAACAGAGCTAGaagaaaaatattgtaaaaatgagGAAAGTGTGAAAGCCTTACTACAAAAGGAAAAAGATTCAGAATTGGAGAAacaaaaagacattttgacagaAAATTTCAGTAAAGAAATGGAAACAATGAGAGATATGTTAGTAAAGGAGAACGAAGTTCTTTTGTTAGAGCTAAAGGCGTTCCGTGAAAAAGAACTGGTCCAGAAAGAATCACAGACGGAGGTGATGGAAAGTAAACCTCTATCTGTTCAAACAGAGCCAGCACAAGTGACAGGACAGGAGACTCAGACAGCAGTACAGCAAGTAACTCAGACACAGTCACAAACTGACAAGACACAACTCACACAACAACAAATCCAAACAGACGTCATAGAGGGAACACACACGGAGTCGCAAACAGACACGACCGAGGTAAAAACAGGAGGTTCTCAAACAAAGACTGTTGTGTTAGCACAGGGCGAGACACAAACCACGGTGAAGCAATATCTGCCTAAGGAAGCTCAAACTAAAGTACAGAGTTATGCCCAGGGCGAGGCTCAGACAGATCTCAAGGCGATGGAAAAACAGGCAAAGTCACCAGAGGGACTCCAACTTGTCGGGAATGTGTTAAGCAGAGAGGAGCACGAGGACGCTGTCAGAGAGGTAGAAAAACGACTACAGAGACAGCAGGAAGAGGCTATAAACAAG GCCCTAACGAACAGCCAAGAGAAGTCAGAGATTGAGCTGACCACTCTGAAGGAACAACATGATCAGGAGATCAGTAACCTTATAgctaaatttgagaaagatcgcGACGAGTCTGCCAGCTCTCTCAAAACCAGTCTGACTGCAGAAAAACAG GTGATGTTTAATGAAGCTGTGAGTAAGGTAAGCCAGGAGAAGGATAAAGTGATAGAAAGCCTTCGACAAGAGCAGGCAAAGATAACAGAGcagcaacaacaatacaaag AAACTATTGACAAGCTGAAGGAAGAGAAGGAAAAATTAGAGGACATGAAGAATCGAGCGATGTCGCACATGAGTGATAAAGAAAGGGAGTTCGC GGCTTGTAAGAGACAGATGGAGAGTGATATAGCGATGGTACGTCAGCAACTTACGGAGTATCAGACTCAACTCCAGCCTGCATCTCACATGCAGGTATCATCGTCACCATCAGTCATGAACATCAG TACAACAGAAGATAAAGAATCGAGAATAAATGAATTAGAAGAG GCTGTTAAATTAAAGGAGGATGAAGTAACAAGCCTTCAACAGAAACTG TCGGAAATTTCTATGACTGCAAGTACAAGATCTGTTGTTCAGGATAAGGTATCCATAACAAG TTGTAGTGTAGGGGACCTTGTATTGTTCTGTCTGGATGAGAGACATGACCAGTATGTGGTGTTTACCATTGGGACTACACTTCACTTCCTTCATACCGACTGTCTAGAAAGTCTGGGGCTTCGTACAA ACCCTGGCGAAACAAGAAAGTCTTGGGTTCTTGCAGAGATTACAGAAAAGGAATACTGCCAGGCTAAAAAG CCGATGAACCGGTTCAAGGTACCAGTAGGGACCAAGTTTTACAGAGTTAAGGCTAAACAATGGACCAGGGAAGTACCCCAGACAGGGGCTATGGGAGGGGCTACGGGCGGGGCTACCGCTGGCAAACCCTCATCTTAA